The Bacteroidales bacterium genome segment GTGTCTTTTGAAGTACACGTTTGTCATAAACCGCCCAAAGACTATAGTCATCCAGGACACTCTCTTCAAAGATAAACCTCCTCATTGCTGCAAACGATTTGGGTATTCGTCCCATTCCTCTGCGGAAAATGAAGTAGTTCTGCCTTTCTCAAGGTTATCTAAAACCCGGGAAATTCCTTTCAAATTCCTCTCCCCTACCTCAGCACCGTCACCTTTGAGGTTTTCCAGCCGCTTTCGTCCAGCACTTTGATCAGGTAAATACCATTTTGAAGGATGGCAACGCTCAACTGAAAACAATCCGAATGACTTTGCTTTTCCCTGATCAGGACTTTGCCGTACAGGTCATAAATAGTAACCTCAGCAATGGGTGTGGCTGAAGTGATGGTGATCAGATCAATGTTTACCGGATTGGGATAGATATTCAGACTGTTGGAATGGACTTTGGCAATGCCGATGGCGCTGTCCACCTTGATATAATTTTCGTAAATTACCGAATCTATGCCGTAGGCATTCTCAACTACCAGTTTCACGTCAAATTCTCCCAGATCAGGATAAATTACTGTAGGAAATTGTGCTGAAGAGGTGGATGGGTTACCCCCTTCGAAATGCCAAAGCCAGGACGTTGGACTGTTGGTGGAAAGATCAGTAAAATAGACGGTTTCGCCTATGTTTACTTCGGTTTGGTCGGCCGTGAAACCGGCTACAGGTGGCAGCCCGACAAAGCTGCAACTGACAATGGCTTTCCAACCTGCTTTTGTAACCGAGTTATCGGATTGAAAACGGAAGGTAAGCGCTCCCTGTGCATTAGAAGCTTCGATAGTTCCGGGCGAGTTGGTTCCGCAATACGTGCCGATAAGTGGCGATGAAGTGCTCGTTCCATCATAAATTTTCAGCCAGTCGTAATTGCAGGAGGATTGGTATTCGACATCAAACGATACAAACTGGACAATGATGTTGGCCCCGGTAGTCTCGGGTTTAATGGTCATGATATAATTTTCGTTGTCATCATAGTTGCCGGTCTCGCCGCCGGAATCATAAAAATTACCCGAGCAAATGGTGATGGTCTGGTTGTTCATCAGGAATTCGGCATTCACTGTGATAAAATCCTGTTTTGTGATTGTATTCTGATTGCCGTTGCTGTCAGTCACCGTCAGCGTTACCGGGAATGAACCTGCAGCGGAATAAACGATATTTTGAGGGTTTTGGGATTGCGAAGTGGCAGGAGCCCCGCCGGGGAACTGCCATTGCCAGCTTGTCGGGGCGCCATAGGATTCATCCTGGAAATTTACCGCACTGCCAACCGAAATGATGTTGGACGATGCTGAAAAATCAGCAGCCAGCTCGCCGGCATCCATCTGTACATCTACGCTGACTGTGTTGTAACGGGTAACCACAACATCCTGAACTGTCACCGGGTAATGTCCCGGAGCGGTGAAGGTCAGGTCATAGGTCCCGGCTTCGAGCAACCGCTGGTAGAACCCGGTTTGAGGATCGGTAAATACGAAGGAATTATCGAAATCATGACCTACAATTGTAACTTTTGCATTCAATGGCAATCCTGTTGTGTTATTGGTAACAATGCCATTGATTCCATAGGTGCTCTGCTCAATATAGTTAAGTAAAGAACGAAAATTCCAGTTCCAGTGTGAAGGCAATTGGGAAGGTGGAAGTAATTTCGTGTCCGAAATCTCCATGGTTAACTCCCGGCAATTGTGAAAATAATTCATGTAATCCTGTCTTCCGCCGCTGATGGAGTACCAGGCATAACCGTTCGTAATCCCGTTGTCGAACTCGTTCATGTAATTGGCAGGCGAATAAAGGTGCACGGTATCGACGTACTGGCGGCAAACATAAATCCACCAGTCATCATCAGCGTGTAAGGTGGGCCATGTATCCCAGGGATAATTCAGCACCTCCTCGCCACCATGGGTATTGCCCGACATCACGAAATGATTATCTTCGGCCAGTTGCATGAAAGCAATCGTCTCAGGTTGCCATGCGTTGCCATCGGGATGGGGTCCGTCTTCGGGGTCTGGATAATTGCGGTTTAAATCAATATCATTGGCATTGTATCGCTGAGCTCCATTCACTGTATTATTTCCGCCGTGATAAGTTCCATCTGGATTGGAAGCCGGGTTAATCCATATCTCGGCATTGTCGAGTAAGTAGGTGACTTTTGGGTCGGTGCCGTAATTTTCGAGCAAATAATCGATCAACCGCAACAACAGTATATAACCGGTTGTTTCATCGCCATGAATAGTGCCGGTGTAAAGAAACTGAGGTTCCGCTTCCCTTGTGCTGACATTTTTCGAAATTTTAGCCATCATCAATTGCCTACCCTGCACTGACTGACCAATGCTGAAGACTTCGCATAAAGCAGGGTAATCTGTTGCATACTGGTTCATCATATCCAGATACGCCGTGTAAGTCGGGTAAAAATCCCATTCGGTAATTTCTCGGATATTCACCTCGTCGAGCATTTTCGGGTTTTTGATCAATTCGCCGGGCTTGGGTAAAAGTTCATACGCAAGCTCCTCTTTCAAAAAGCCTGCAAATTCACTTTTGTTGGCATAGGCAAAAACAGTTTTACCTTTCACCTGATCAATTGAAATTATTCTCGATAGTGTTACCAAATCAGCACTTTCAGCATCGAACCGGAAATAAATTTCGCCTCTTGATCCGAAAATCTCATCAATAGTTTGTGAGATTTCCTGCTGTTGTGTGAAAGCCTGTTGCAGTAAAAACAAGCAAAGTAGTGCAGTTAGTAGAGATTTAAAATACATGAGAGAAAAAGTTTGAATTATTTGTTGGATGAAAATTCGTTGATTAGTTGTTGAAGTTGAAAATAGATGGCCTTGTTTACTTTAACCACCGGCAGTCTGAGGCTGTTTTCGCAGAGTCCCATGATCTGCAGGGCTGCTTTTACTCCCCCTGGACTTCCGTCTTCAAAAAGCTTTTCGATAAAGGGCAGCAGCGCGTAATGAATTTTCTGAGCATCTGCAAATTTGTGTGCCAGGCAAAGGTTCACCATCTTTGAGAACTCGGAAGGAAAAGCATTGGCAACAACAGAGATAACTCCTTCAGCGCCAAGCGCCATGAGGGGAAGCGTTAATGCGTCGTCCCCGGAAATTACTGTGAAATCCTCAGGTTTACCGCGAAGTATTTCCATTATCTGGGAAAAGTTACCCGAGGCTTCTTTAATAGCAACAATATTATCCACCTCTTTAGCAAGTTGCACGGTGGTTTCGGCTTTCATATTGGTTCCCGTGCGACCCGGAACATTGTAAAGAATGATCGGAACCGGACAAACGCTGGCAATGGTAGTATAATGATAAAAGATTCCCTTCTGCTGGGGCTTGTTGTAATAGGGGCAAACGGAAAGAATTCCGTCAATCCCATCAAACGACATATTTTTGATCCTGTTCACGATTTCCTGTGTATTGTTTCCGCCAACACCGATAACAACCGGTAACCGTTTATTGCAGGTCTCAATCACAAATTCAATCACGGCGTTCCGCTCGTCATCCGACATGGTGGACGATTCGCCTGTAGTTCCCAGTACAACCAAATAGTTCACACCACCACCGATAACATGCTCAACCATCTTCTCAAGTGAAGTAAAATCAATTGTTCCGTATTTGTGAAACGGCGTCACCAGCGCTACTCCCGTACCTTTAAACTTGTGCTCCATATTTATTTGGTATTGATTGTTCGAAGATAGTTAACCACCGTTTCAAAAAAGGTTTTGTTGCTCATTTCTTCGGGTTTTTTGATCATAAAATCAAAAACATCAATCATGTTTTCCCTGAATCGTCCTGTTTTGAAGTTGGCATGTGAGCAACCTGAGA includes the following:
- a CDS encoding PKD domain-containing protein; amino-acid sequence: MYFKSLLTALLCLFLLQQAFTQQQEISQTIDEIFGSRGEIYFRFDAESADLVTLSRIISIDQVKGKTVFAYANKSEFAGFLKEELAYELLPKPGELIKNPKMLDEVNIREITEWDFYPTYTAYLDMMNQYATDYPALCEVFSIGQSVQGRQLMMAKISKNVSTREAEPQFLYTGTIHGDETTGYILLLRLIDYLLENYGTDPKVTYLLDNAEIWINPASNPDGTYHGGNNTVNGAQRYNANDIDLNRNYPDPEDGPHPDGNAWQPETIAFMQLAEDNHFVMSGNTHGGEEVLNYPWDTWPTLHADDDWWIYVCRQYVDTVHLYSPANYMNEFDNGITNGYAWYSISGGRQDYMNYFHNCRELTMEISDTKLLPPSQLPSHWNWNFRSLLNYIEQSTYGINGIVTNNTTGLPLNAKVTIVGHDFDNSFVFTDPQTGFYQRLLEAGTYDLTFTAPGHYPVTVQDVVVTRYNTVSVDVQMDAGELAADFSASSNIISVGSAVNFQDESYGAPTSWQWQFPGGAPATSQSQNPQNIVYSAAGSFPVTLTVTDSNGNQNTITKQDFITVNAEFLMNNQTITICSGNFYDSGGETGNYDDNENYIMTIKPETTGANIIVQFVSFDVEYQSSCNYDWLKIYDGTSTSSPLIGTYCGTNSPGTIEASNAQGALTFRFQSDNSVTKAGWKAIVSCSFVGLPPVAGFTADQTEVNIGETVYFTDLSTNSPTSWLWHFEGGNPSTSSAQFPTVIYPDLGEFDVKLVVENAYGIDSVIYENYIKVDSAIGIAKVHSNSLNIYPNPVNIDLITITSATPIAEVTIYDLYGKVLIREKQSHSDCFQLSVAILQNGIYLIKVLDESGWKTSKVTVLR
- a CDS encoding 4-hydroxy-tetrahydrodipicolinate synthase, encoding MEHKFKGTGVALVTPFHKYGTIDFTSLEKMVEHVIGGGVNYLVVLGTTGESSTMSDDERNAVIEFVIETCNKRLPVVIGVGGNNTQEIVNRIKNMSFDGIDGILSVCPYYNKPQQKGIFYHYTTIASVCPVPIILYNVPGRTGTNMKAETTVQLAKEVDNIVAIKEASGNFSQIMEILRGKPEDFTVISGDDALTLPLMALGAEGVISVVANAFPSEFSKMVNLCLAHKFADAQKIHYALLPFIEKLFEDGSPGGVKAALQIMGLCENSLRLPVVKVNKAIYFQLQQLINEFSSNK